AGTATTAAGAGAGAAATGAATGTGCAGGAACACTTTTAACAAAACATTTCTTATAACATTTTGTATAATAACCTCCTTCCTTTTGCCTGTGTCAGTGGCGGGCAATGACGAGCCAGAGCAGAAGAGTTTATCCAGGGCCGGGAGTTACAGGGCCAGTTTCAGGTACTGTAGAACTACATCTCTCATGATGCACTTCACATCCTTTTCACAAGGCCTCACTCATATCTGGTTACAGTGATTCCGACACACATCTGGGTGAAGCACGGCAGACATTTTGTGCCAGAATGCTGACTGACGGTGTCATTTTGCGTCTCGGTAGTGCGTTGACTTGGTGCTTGTCTGTTGTTGTGCAGATCCTCTATCAGGAAGAGGACCCGCTCACAGCTGTCCAACCTCATTCCAGAAGCAGAATCCTTCATATCTCAGGCAGACGCGGgcaaggtctgtgtgtgtgttttgtgtgtgtgtgtgtgtgtgtgtgagagagagagagagagagagagagagagagaaggaggttgGAGTCATCAACAGAGTTAAACGGGGTTACTTGCCACTTACTCTTTCCAGGTAATCTACAGTTTACATGTGTGCATTTGTTATGCATGCATCCATAGTCCatacacgtgtgtgtatatatatatatatatatatatatatatatatatatatatatatatatatatatatatatatgtcttaATGTGTCCAGAGTGCctttgtggaggaggaagaggtggaagagCAAGTTGAGCCTGCTCCAGTGACCAGGATCCTGAAGTACAATGCCCCTGAATGGCCCTACATGCTGTTTGGAACCATCGGAGCTGCTGTCAACGGAGGAGTCAACCCAGTGTACTCTCTGCTCTTCAGTCAGATTCTGGCGGTAAGGTGGAGGGCTCTAGTATTGACCAAAACAGTCTTCATTGAATATCGGTTCATTAGCTTaatcagtgtatgtgtgtgttgctgtAGACATTCTCCATACCAGACCTAGAGGCTCAGAGGAGGGAGATCAATGGCATCTGCATGTTCTTTGTGCTGGTCGGAGTGACTTCCTTCATCACCCAGATGCTCCAAGtacatgtccctccctccctccctccctccctccctccctccctccctccctccctccctccctccctccctccctccctccctccctccctccctccctccctccctccctccctccctccctccctccctccctccctccctcccatcctttATGTTCACCTTTCTTAATCTTCACATCAACTGGATCCTTTCTCCTGCTTCTCTAAACTCTGCGACAAGTGAAGCCTATTTCTCTGTGTTTTTTGTCATTCATTTCCCTTAACCTGATCTGATGGTGTGGGTTTCTCCCCCAGGGCTATGCCTTCTCTAAGTCTGGGGAGCTGCTGACAAGGCGCTTGAGGAGGATGGGTTTCCACGCCATGTTGGGTCAGGAGGTGGGCTGGTTTGATGACCACAGGAACAGCCCCGGGGCTCTGACCACACGGCTGGCCACTGACGCTTCCCAGGTCCAAGGGGTCAGTATGGACCTCATATAGTCCCCATAGAGGGCAGTTACCAGACCCCAGACCAAATAGTACTAGTGTGGAACTAATGCAGCAGACCCAAAAGGCAACCTCACCCATCTGGCATTCTGGGTAAATAACCTATTCCGAACccaaattgattgattgattaccgctccctcattctctcctagGCCACGGGCTCTCAGATCGGAATGATCGTTAACTCTCTGACCAACATTGGCGTTGCCGTCATCATTTCCTTCTACTTCAGCTGGAAGCTCAGCCTGGTCATCCTGTGCTTCCTGCCATTCCTGGCTTTGTCCGGAGGCTTCCAGGCTAAGATGCTCACTGGCTTCGCCAAGCAGGACAAACAGGCCATGGAGGATGCAGGACGGGTAGGCTACAGTACTCCACCGTACTCCACCGTACTCCACCGACTCACTGGCCAGGGCTGTTTGTAACACAGGCTGGAGTCACAAAGTGCTACTGTGACTGGAAGTGAATTGTCATTGAAGCAAGGCTGTACACTAACTTCTCACATGAGTTATCAATACGTTATCAACATGTGTCTCGAAAGCTTCTGTTAGGGTCATTCAAGCAAAGTCACTACTACAGAACTTCCCTTGTGTCAGATTGTAAGATATTTCAGCCTGTAACTAttgtaatgtctgttatagacATCAGGTGAGCGCTTCCTGAAACAGTCACAGTAGACCCACTGGAGAGCTTATCTTACAGTGTGGTAGAGATAATGCGTGTCGTCCCTGTACTGTAGACAGTTCCTACTTCCTGTTCGAGACTTACaaggtggtagtggtgggtggtTGTGACATCACTGTGGTATCTTTTGTAGATCTCTGGCGAGGCCCTGAACAACATCCGCACCATCGCGGGGCTGGGGAAGGAACAGCGCTTTGTGGAGATGTACGAGGCTCACCTGGAGGCTCCGTACCAGGCCGCCAAGCAGAAGGCCAACGTGTACGGCGCCTGCTACGGCTTCGCCCAGTGTGTCGTCTTCATGGCCAACAGCGCCTCCTACAGGTTTGGAGGGTACCTGGTGCGCCAGGAGGGCCTCCACTTCAGCCTGGTCTTCAGGTGAGAGaaactgtctgcctgcctgtccgtctgcctttctgcctgtctacctgcatACCTGTCAACAATATAAACAGACCATGAAATCACATTGTCCAAGATGTATTCTACTACCTCCGCCACCTTTGTttatttctttatatgaacttgACTAAACCCCATTGTCTCTCTGTGATTGGTTCAGAGTGATCTCAGCCATAGTGACCAGTGGCACAGCACTGGGCCGAGCCTCTTCCTACACACCAGACTACGCCAAAGCCAAGATCTCAGCTGCCCGTTTTTTCCAGCTCCTCGACCGCGTGCCAAAGATCCGCGTCTACAGCAACGAGGGGGACAAATGGGTACATGTCGCCCGCGCACGCACACATAAACAcgcactcactctctctgtcttgctcacgccccctctctctctcgtccagcCTGATTTCAGAGGGAACTTAGAGTTCATTGACTGTAAGTTCACGTACCCGACCCGGCCAGACATCCAGGTGCTGAACGGCCTCAACGTGTCGGTAAAGCCCGGCCAGACGCTGGCCTTCGTGGGCAGCAGCGGCTGTGGGAAGAGCACCAGCGTCCAGCTACTGGAGAGATTCTATGACCCCGACCAGGGCAAAGTGGTGAGTCCTCAGTTTCTCTCAGCAGCACGCAATATCCCCATATATGTCTCTAGAGGTATAAAGACTGTAAGAGGGTGGGGGTATCCTGGGAGCTGGATTAGTTCACAGGAAAGTTGACTGGATTTTCCACGTTGCATTGCAGATTATTGATGGCCATGACTCGACTCAGGTCAACGTCTCGTACCTGCGCTCCAAGATCGGCATCGTATCCCAGGAGCCCATTCTGTTTGACTGCAGCATCGGAGACAACATCAAGTACGGAGACAACCTGCGCGAAGTCAGCATGAATGACATTATCTCCGCATCCAAGAAAGCCCAGCTCCACGACTTTGTCATGACACTACCTGAGGTAATGCTTCTGTCAGTGTACGAACTTAAAACAACACTGTCAGTGTACTAACTTAAAACAACACAGTCAGTGTACGAACTTAAAACAACACTGTCAGTGTACTAACTTAAAACAACACTGTCAGTGTACTAACGTAAAAACAACACTGTCAGTGTACTAACGTAAAAACAACACTGTCAGTGTACTAACTTCAAACAACACAGTCAGTGTACTAACTTAAAACAACACTGTCAGTGTACTAACGTAAAAACAACACTGTCAGTGTACTAACGTAAAAACAACACAGTCAGTGTACTAACTTCAAACAACACGGTCAGTGTACTAACTTAAAACAACACTGTCAGTGTACTAACTTAAAACAACACGGTCAGTGTACTAACGTAAAAACAACACTGTCAGTGTACTAACTTCAAACAACACTGTCAGTGTACTAACGTAAAAACAACACTGTCAGTGTACTAACTTCAAACAACACTGTCAGTGTACTAACGTAAAAACAACACGGTCAGTGTACTAACGTAAAAACAACACTGTCAGTGTACTAACTTCAAACAACACGGTCAGTGTACTAACGTAAAAACAACACTGTCAGTGTACTAACTTAAAACAACACGGTCAGTGTACTAACTTCAAACAACACAGTCAGTGTACGAACTTAAAACAACACTGTCAGTGTACTAACTTAAAACAACACTGTCAGTGTACTAACGTAAAAACAACACTGTCAGTGTACTAACTTCAAACAACACTGTCAGTGTACTAACGTAAAAACAACACGGTCAGTGTACTAACGTAAAAACAACACTGTCAGTGTACAAACTTCAAACAACACGGTCAGTGTACTAACGTAAAAACAACACTGTCAGTGTACTAACTTAAAACAACACGGTCAGTGTACTAACTTCAAACAACACAGTCAGTGTACTAACTTAAAACAACACTGTCAGTGTACTAACATAAAAACAACACTGTCAGTGTACTAACGTAAAAACAACACAGTCAGTGTACTAACTTCAAACAACACGGTCAGTGTACTAACTTAAAACAACACTGTCAGTGTACTAACTTAAAACAACACGGTCAGTGTACTAACGTAAAAACAACACGGTCAGTGTACTAACGTAAAAACAACACGGTCAGTGTACTAACGTAAAAAAAACTCTGTCAGTGTACTAACTTAAAACAAGACAAAATTGCAAGTTTGTAGCACCATTAGGAAGGAAACGCCAACGATTTAGATATGGCATTTAAATCAGTTGTGGCCAGATACTCTAACATCTTTGTTTCTATCAAAGATACCCGCACACTAAGATCCAAATACAAATGTCCAGTTTTTGGGCCAAACTTCTAGTCACAAAAACTCTGTCACAGTATAGCCTGCATCTGTAGCCCTTTGTCTGACACAGTAGTCTTTAAAGTTAGAATTTCTCCCTTTAGAAATACGACACCAACGTAGGTTCCCAGGGCTCCCAGCTCTCTCGGGGACAGAAGCAGCGCATAGCAATCGCCAGAGCGATCATCCGCGACCCTAAGATCCTGCTACTGGACGAAGCCACTTCAGCCCTGGACACGGAGAGCGAGAAGGTAATGCCTCCATGACAACCGCCTGACATCACCACAAGCAGTAGAAGAAGTCCTGAACCTGATAAGGATAGATTCAATTTATACAGATCTTTCAATTCCGAATAGCTTTAGAATTGGTATGAGGCGAGGCAAGCATGCAATTTGCCTGAATGGGGCAGAGGCAGTAATCAAGTAATCATGGTGAGTCATGGGTGATTGTGAAATCAGCTAAAAgctttgtgtgtgggtgtgtgtatatgtgtgtgtgtgtatgcgtccGTGCGTTACAGACGGTGCAAGAGGCGCTGGATAAAGCGAGGGAGGGCCGAACCTGCATCGTCATCGCCCACCGTCTCTCCACCATCCAGAACTCTGACATCATCGCCGTTATGTCCAGGGGCTTCGTCATCGAACAGGGACCACATGACCAGCTCATGGCTCTCAAAGGGGCCTATTACAAACTTGTCACCACCGGTGCACCAATCAGCTAACTCCTCAGGGTTATAGGAGCCAAACCAGGAAATGCCTGTTCAGGTCATCACAATATTTATTTTGCAGAAGGAATCCTGTCAACCGTCACACATTCTTTAGTTTTAGTTGGTCATGCTGTGTACTCATTTGTTGTCGTTACATTTAAACAGAACTATGGCTGGTATGCGTTCATTACTTGTATATACTGTGGTGTACAAAATGAAGGATTAGTTCAATGACCTTGTTGAAGACATGTATTCAAGGTGGGCTTTCTGGTGTTCATAATTCTGCTCTATTAGTTGTCTTACATTGACACAGGGCAGTGGTAAGTCTGagacatactgtaggtctgaGCGGCTACCTTTTTATATTTGACTCTTTACTTTGTTTTGTAATGAACTGTATTGCATAAGAATAAATTGAATCCAAATATCTACACTGAGGGTATGAAGTAACTGTTTACGATTGTCGACCGTTTGTGCTGTGCTTATTACCATTATACATTTgtgattttaaaatgtttttgatTTCAAATTGAACCTTTATTCTTTGAACCAAATATGGTGCATTTAAATTGC
This genomic interval from Oncorhynchus masou masou isolate Uvic2021 unplaced genomic scaffold, UVic_Omas_1.1 unplaced_scaffold_19___fragment_2___debris, whole genome shotgun sequence contains the following:
- the LOC135538925 gene encoding bile salt export pump-like isoform X2 — its product is MRISLWVTSAARQIQIIRKMYFRKVMRMEIGWFDCNSTGELNTRMSDDINKINDAIADQVSIFIQRFTTFVCGFAMGFVKGWKLTLVIIAASPLIGVGAALMALFVAKLTGQELQAYAKAGAVADEVLTSIRTVAAFGGELKEVERYDKNLISAQRWGIRKGLIMGFFTGYMWFIIFLCYALAFWYGSSLVVDTQEYSPGTLLQVFFGVLIAALNLGQASPCLEAFAAGRGAATIIFETIDREPDIDCLSEAGYKLDKVKGDIEFHNVTFHYPSRPEVVILDKLSVAVNSGETTAFVGPSGAGKSTAVQLIQRFYDPKEGMVTLDGHDIRGLNIQWLRSLMGVVEQEPVLFATTIAENIRYGRPGVTLDDIIHATKEANAYNFIMDLPQKFDTLVGEGGGQMSGGQKQRIAIARALVRKPRILLLDMATSALDNESEAVVQEALDKVRNGRTTISIAHRLSTIKNADVIVGYEHGRAVERGKHDELLERKGVYFTLVTLQSQGDKALNQKARQMAGNDEPEQKSLSRAGSYRASFRSSIRKRTRSQLSNLIPEAESFISQADAGKSAFVEEEEVEEQVEPAPVTRILKYNAPEWPYMLFGTIGAAVNGGVNPVYSLLFSQILATFSIPDLEAQRREINGICMFFVLVGVTSFITQMLQGYAFSKSGELLTRRLRRMGFHAMLGQEVGWFDDHRNSPGALTTRLATDASQVQGATGSQIGMIVNSLTNIGVAVIISFYFSWKLSLVILCFLPFLALSGGFQAKMLTGFAKQDKQAMEDAGRISGEALNNIRTIAGLGKEQRFVEMYEAHLEAPYQAAKQKANVYGACYGFAQCVVFMANSASYRFGGYLVRQEGLHFSLVFRVISAIVTSGTALGRASSYTPDYAKAKISAARFFQLLDRVPKIRVYSNEGDKWPDFRGNLEFIDCKFTYPTRPDIQVLNGLNVSVKPGQTLAFVGSSGCGKSTSVQLLERFYDPDQGKVIIDGHDSTQVNVSYLRSKIGIVSQEPILFDCSIGDNIKYGDNLREVSMNDIISASKKAQLHDFVMTLPEKYDTNVGSQGSQLSRGQKQRIAIARAIIRDPKILLLDEATSALDTESEKTVQEALDKAREGRTCIVIAHRLSTIQNSDIIAVMSRGFVIEQGPHDQLMALKGAYYKLVTTGAPIS
- the LOC135538925 gene encoding bile salt export pump-like isoform X3, with product MLFGTIGAAVNGGVNPVYSLLFSQILATFSIPDLEAQRREINGICMFFVLVGVTSFITQMLQGYAFSKSGELLTRRLRRMGFHAMLGQEVGWFDDHRNSPGALTTRLATDASQVQGATGSQIGMIVNSLTNIGVAVIISFYFSWKLSLVILCFLPFLALSGGFQAKMLTGFAKQDKQAMEDAGRISGEALNNIRTIAGLGKEQRFVEMYEAHLEAPYQAAKQKANVYGACYGFAQCVVFMANSASYRFGGYLVRQEGLHFSLVFRVISAIVTSGTALGRASSYTPDYAKAKISAARFFQLLDRVPKIRVYSNEGDKWPDFRGNLEFIDCKFTYPTRPDIQVLNGLNVSVKPGQTLAFVGSSGCGKSTSVQLLERFYDPDQGKVIIDGHDSTQVNVSYLRSKIGIVSQEPILFDCSIGDNIKYGDNLREVSMNDIISASKKAQLHDFVMTLPEKYDTNVGSQGSQLSRGQKQRIAIARAIIRDPKILLLDEATSALDTESEKTVQEALDKAREGRTCIVIAHRLSTIQNSDIIAVMSRGFVIEQGPHDQLMALKGAYYKLVTTGAPIS